In Fimbriimonadaceae bacterium, the following are encoded in one genomic region:
- a CDS encoding alpha amylase N-terminal ig-like domain-containing protein — translation MRTPRSRVVGGAVGGNRVIALLAAWVMSGQATLSHVFEYRSETALHSVSLAGTFNNWDKSATPMAPGPDHRVWRTTLSLAPGKHLYKFVLDGERWVLDPRAERNEDDGNGNTNSVLVLLPDEYRSPARLGDGVIARTPLRHDASIPYRNFDRGRLTLVLRTRPGDIESVDLMLGDSAVPMRAWESDEMAARYAASIPWDGKRTVRYSFRLKDGATVLHFGPRGADAHDGGEFEVSEATFQPFVVPRWVEQTVLYQIFPDRFANGSSANDPKDRVAWDAEPTWFNRFGGDFAGVSEHIGYLESLGVGAIYFNPIFASPSNHRYETSDYHRVDPQLGTNEEFGALTRDLKKAGIRTILDGVFNHTAVDFAPFLDLREHGASSKYRDWYFPKSFPIRVEENPNYVAWFGFPSMPKVNLGNAEARAYMLGVPAFWHERAEVAGWRLDVANEVPMPFWQAFRKVVKGLDPQMWIVGEVWGDGSPWLGGDQWDSVMDYPFREACLGFFARKATTSEQFLGRLMGVVQSYAPQVSRNLMNLLSSHDTPRFITLCGDDPAMARLAALVQFTWVGAPSVYYGEELGMLGGADPLNRRGMRWDLATDANPMLRWYRALGALRGAVPALQSGDPEPLPGSGPDVVAFARSYQGVRVVVAVNRAGSPKPFDADLKGPKEGWVDALSGERHSSLGITLPAQGAAVLLPATPAHLELSSSLIRILGSKESS, via the coding sequence GTGCGAACTCCACGTTCGCGGGTCGTCGGCGGGGCCGTTGGAGGCAACCGGGTGATCGCCCTCCTTGCCGCGTGGGTGATGTCGGGCCAAGCCACGCTCTCCCACGTGTTCGAGTATCGGAGCGAAACCGCATTGCACTCCGTCTCGCTCGCCGGAACCTTCAACAACTGGGACAAGAGCGCGACGCCGATGGCCCCCGGGCCCGACCACCGCGTGTGGCGCACGACGCTCTCGCTCGCACCTGGGAAGCACCTGTACAAATTCGTGCTCGACGGTGAGCGGTGGGTGCTCGATCCGCGCGCAGAAAGGAACGAGGATGACGGGAACGGCAACACCAACTCCGTCCTGGTACTTCTGCCCGACGAGTATCGATCGCCGGCACGGTTGGGAGACGGGGTCATTGCCCGGACGCCCCTTCGGCACGACGCGTCCATCCCCTACCGCAACTTCGATCGTGGGCGATTGACCCTCGTCCTGCGCACGCGTCCGGGCGACATCGAATCGGTCGACCTCATGCTCGGAGACAGCGCCGTTCCCATGAGGGCCTGGGAGTCCGACGAGATGGCCGCACGCTACGCGGCCTCGATTCCCTGGGACGGCAAACGAACCGTGCGCTACTCGTTTCGGCTCAAGGACGGCGCCACCGTCCTGCACTTCGGGCCGCGGGGCGCAGACGCTCATGACGGCGGGGAGTTCGAGGTGTCCGAAGCAACCTTCCAACCATTCGTCGTTCCCCGGTGGGTCGAGCAGACCGTCCTCTATCAGATCTTTCCCGATCGCTTCGCCAACGGATCGTCCGCCAACGACCCGAAGGATCGTGTGGCGTGGGATGCCGAGCCCACTTGGTTCAACCGTTTCGGAGGCGATTTTGCGGGCGTTAGCGAGCACATCGGCTACCTGGAGTCGCTGGGAGTCGGTGCGATTTATTTCAACCCGATCTTCGCCTCTCCCTCGAACCACCGTTACGAAACAAGCGACTACCATCGCGTCGATCCCCAACTCGGAACCAACGAGGAGTTCGGCGCGCTGACTCGAGACCTGAAGAAGGCCGGGATTCGCACGATTCTCGACGGGGTGTTCAACCACACGGCGGTCGACTTCGCCCCCTTCCTCGATTTGCGAGAACACGGGGCAAGTTCGAAGTACCGCGACTGGTATTTTCCGAAATCGTTCCCGATTAGGGTCGAGGAGAATCCCAACTATGTCGCCTGGTTCGGATTTCCCTCGATGCCCAAGGTCAATCTCGGAAACGCCGAAGCGCGAGCCTACATGCTGGGGGTCCCCGCGTTTTGGCACGAGCGGGCCGAGGTGGCCGGTTGGCGTCTGGACGTCGCCAACGAGGTCCCCATGCCCTTCTGGCAGGCGTTCCGCAAGGTCGTGAAAGGGCTCGACCCCCAGATGTGGATCGTCGGCGAAGTATGGGGCGATGGATCTCCGTGGCTCGGCGGGGACCAGTGGGACTCCGTGATGGACTACCCCTTCCGCGAGGCGTGCCTGGGCTTCTTCGCCCGCAAGGCGACGACCTCCGAGCAGTTCCTCGGGCGCCTCATGGGCGTGGTCCAGAGTTACGCCCCGCAGGTGTCGAGGAATCTGATGAACCTGCTCAGCAGCCACGACACGCCCCGCTTCATCACCCTTTGCGGCGACGACCCTGCGATGGCGCGCCTCGCCGCCTTGGTCCAGTTCACCTGGGTCGGGGCCCCAAGCGTCTACTACGGCGAGGAGCTGGGAATGCTCGGAGGCGCCGATCCCCTGAACCGCCGCGGAATGCGGTGGGACCTCGCCACGGACGCCAATCCCATGCTTCGTTGGTACCGCGCGCTGGGCGCCCTGCGGGGGGCAGTGCCTGCCCTGCAGTCGGGGGACCCGGAACCGCTTCCGGGCTCCGGTCCGGACGTCGTGGCCTTCGCGCGGAGCTATCAGGGAGTCCGGGTCGTCGTCGCGGTGAATCGGGCGGGGTCGCCGAAACCCTTCGACGCGGATCTCAAGGGTCCCAAGGAGGGCTGGGTCGACGCCCTGTCGGGCGAGAGGCACTCCTCCTTGGGCATCACCTTGCCCGCCCAGGGAGCGGCGGTCCTCCTGCCGGCGACCCCCGCCCACCTCGAACTTTCCTCATCCCTCATACGGATCCTCGGATCCAAGGAGTCATCATGA
- a CDS encoding phenylalanine 4-monooxygenase, which yields MSEQAAHPDAMAGEGLTTTQAPFIEQARANGELYIHQPYELYSDENHQAWRELYARMGDRWQRYANPHFLKGIENLCLDPNAVPRLEDVNKFLRPLTGFRAKAVSGYVPAFLFFDCLRNRDFPTTITIRRADKLDYLPEPDIFHDIAGHVPMHTDRAFADTLVQFGECAHTAAEIAKGISDPAEQTRVLTSIIKAMARFFWFTIEFGLMRSDEGLKVYGSGLLSSYGELKYSIESPDVQRFPLQLEWIINQYFEIDHYQPLLFIADSFDHVFEQVHLLEKWMKEGKLSNVSPGEPAVNEADLRSFLDA from the coding sequence GTGAGCGAACAGGCGGCACACCCCGATGCGATGGCCGGCGAAGGGCTGACCACGACCCAAGCGCCCTTTATCGAACAGGCGCGCGCGAACGGCGAACTTTACATACACCAACCGTACGAGCTGTACTCCGACGAGAACCACCAGGCGTGGCGGGAACTCTACGCGCGGATGGGCGATCGCTGGCAACGATATGCCAATCCGCACTTCCTGAAGGGGATCGAAAACCTCTGTCTGGACCCCAACGCCGTGCCCCGCCTCGAGGACGTCAACAAGTTCCTACGACCGCTTACGGGATTTCGGGCCAAGGCCGTCAGCGGCTATGTTCCCGCATTCCTCTTCTTCGATTGCCTGCGCAACCGGGACTTCCCGACGACCATCACGATCCGCAGGGCGGACAAGCTCGACTACCTGCCGGAACCGGACATCTTCCACGACATCGCGGGCCACGTGCCCATGCATACGGACCGGGCGTTCGCCGACACGCTGGTCCAGTTCGGCGAGTGCGCCCACACGGCGGCAGAGATTGCGAAGGGCATCTCCGACCCCGCCGAGCAGACGCGCGTCCTGACGAGCATCATCAAGGCGATGGCGCGGTTCTTCTGGTTCACGATCGAGTTTGGGCTGATGCGCTCCGACGAGGGCTTGAAGGTCTACGGCAGCGGCCTGCTCAGCTCCTACGGCGAGCTGAAGTACTCGATCGAATCGCCGGACGTGCAACGCTTCCCGCTCCAGCTCGAGTGGATCATCAACCAGTACTTCGAGATCGACCACTACCAGCCGTTGCTCTTCATCGCAGACTCGTTCGACCACGTCTTCGAACAGGTCCACCTCCTTGAGAAGTGGATGAAAGAGGGCAAGCTCTCCAATGTGTCGCCGGGCGAGCCCGCCGTCAACGAGGCCGACCTGCGCAGCTTCCTCGACGCCTAG
- a CDS encoding prepilin-type N-terminal cleavage/methylation domain-containing protein, with protein sequence MKQRRDGGFTLIELLVVIAIIAILAAILFPVFAQAKQAAKKITTISNLKQILLASIMYQGDYDDVYAPKVRVGFGPSQGGGDPTNAMSFDKLVFDYMKNAELFTSPVDPNQKFRTPNGFYRRSFGLASNLFRGVQVAPGYWGSFVGKAAISASAVPAPASTIAMGERRMCPDPNVGNPWTDDSWFWCIEINHTRALEQPYGEVSYSFTEGANWSFADGHAKWAKKNGVRQSDGALVGTRFPGYAEKAAWWVGSPDPYWDTGLSCFDSGWAATDGDCPLPPQ encoded by the coding sequence ATGAAACAACGCAGAGACGGGGGGTTCACCCTCATCGAGCTCTTGGTCGTCATCGCGATCATCGCCATCCTCGCGGCGATTCTCTTCCCAGTGTTCGCCCAAGCGAAGCAGGCTGCGAAGAAGATCACCACGATCAGCAATCTCAAGCAGATTCTGTTGGCGTCGATCATGTACCAGGGGGACTACGACGACGTCTACGCGCCGAAGGTGCGCGTCGGCTTCGGGCCGAGCCAAGGCGGAGGCGATCCCACCAACGCGATGTCGTTCGACAAGCTCGTATTCGACTACATGAAGAACGCCGAGCTGTTCACCTCGCCGGTCGATCCCAACCAGAAGTTCCGCACGCCGAACGGGTTCTATCGCCGCAGCTTCGGGCTTGCCAGCAACCTCTTTCGAGGCGTGCAGGTCGCTCCGGGCTACTGGGGCAGCTTCGTCGGTAAGGCCGCGATCAGCGCATCGGCCGTTCCGGCTCCCGCGTCCACGATCGCCATGGGCGAGCGACGCATGTGCCCGGATCCAAACGTGGGCAATCCGTGGACCGACGATTCGTGGTTCTGGTGCATCGAGATCAACCACACCCGCGCCTTGGAGCAGCCCTACGGCGAAGTGAGCTACTCCTTCACCGAGGGGGCGAACTGGTCGTTCGCGGACGGCCATGCCAAGTGGGCGAAGAAGAACGGCGTGAGGCAGTCGGATGGAGCCCTGGTGGGAACCCGCTTCCCGGGTTACGCCGAAAAGGCCGCCTGGTGGGTGGGTTCCCCGGACCCGTACTGGGACACCGGCCTGTCGTGCTTTGATTCGGGATGGGCTGCGACCGACGGAGACTGCCCGCTCCCTCCGCAGTAA
- a CDS encoding LacI family transcriptional regulator codes for MTQEQIARIAKVSQSTVSRVLAGDERVEPRIRDRVAAVMLEHNYRPDVRARSLRNKTTGMVGLVVKRPHGGLSDDPFFANLLAALVGVLSENGRHLCVDLVQSASGQEAVYDEMLRSRRVDGLILVEPEAKDERIHRLQREGFPFVLIGNPDDAGKLWSVDNDNVAAGALAAQHLLDRGYRRIAMLAGPEGVSVSSDRIEGYRSTLRRAGLHPRVWHSEFGCEAAASVAAEALRDPMAVDSLVVLDDFMAMGAIQAARSLGRSLPGQLGLVSFNDSRLCDLLECGLSSVSLNLEKLVGAACARLLSIIDGRDPEGPRRLLVPCELHVRGSSAGPLEATG; via the coding sequence GTGACCCAGGAACAGATCGCCAGAATCGCGAAGGTCTCGCAAAGCACGGTCTCCCGCGTCCTTGCCGGCGACGAGCGTGTCGAGCCCCGGATTCGTGATCGTGTCGCGGCGGTGATGCTGGAGCACAACTACCGCCCGGACGTCCGTGCGCGCTCGCTCCGGAACAAGACCACGGGGATGGTCGGCCTGGTCGTCAAGCGCCCGCACGGCGGATTGAGCGACGATCCGTTCTTTGCCAATCTCTTGGCCGCACTGGTCGGAGTGCTCTCGGAGAACGGGCGGCACCTTTGCGTGGATCTGGTCCAATCCGCCTCGGGGCAGGAAGCCGTCTACGACGAGATGCTGCGCAGCCGGCGTGTGGACGGGTTGATCCTCGTCGAGCCGGAGGCAAAGGACGAGCGGATCCACCGATTGCAGCGGGAGGGCTTTCCCTTCGTCTTGATCGGCAACCCGGACGATGCCGGCAAACTCTGGTCGGTGGACAACGACAACGTCGCCGCGGGCGCCCTGGCCGCCCAACACCTGCTCGACCGCGGCTACCGCCGGATTGCCATGCTCGCAGGTCCAGAAGGCGTTTCGGTCAGCAGCGACCGGATCGAAGGGTACCGATCGACGTTGAGACGTGCTGGACTGCACCCCCGCGTCTGGCACTCGGAGTTCGGATGCGAGGCCGCGGCATCGGTTGCCGCCGAGGCGTTGCGGGATCCGATGGCTGTCGACTCCCTGGTCGTTCTGGACGATTTCATGGCGATGGGGGCCATCCAGGCCGCGAGGAGCCTGGGCCGGTCGTTGCCGGGCCAACTGGGGCTGGTGAGCTTCAACGACAGCCGCCTTTGCGACCTGCTGGAGTGCGGACTGTCGTCCGTCAGCCTCAACCTTGAGAAGCTCGTCGGTGCAGCCTGTGCTCGGCTGCTCTCGATCATCGACGGAAGGGACCCGGAGGGGCCGAGGAGGCTGCTCGTCCCGTGCGAACTCCACGTTCGCGGGTCGTCGGCGGGGCCGTTGGAGGCAACCGGGTGA